From one Solea solea chromosome 15, fSolSol10.1, whole genome shotgun sequence genomic stretch:
- the cdc42ep3 gene encoding cdc42 effector protein 3, translating into MPAKAPIYLKPTNNKKGKKCRLRDMLSPDMISPPLGDFRHTIHIGRGGERDVFGDMSFLQGKFELLPGKVDVHPQYGIQGEFLRANSIGDASFAETPSPVLKNAISLPTIGGFQALTLPLISSTVFSMPPEPLDNIMGPAAPMKPDCSEAVEILQMDALLRSMDVFGNGSSSPSTDIQSKPDVLLDLLENTDMSTSKAVAKANKINKSESIFDKSSSYYINSHSSSIYKANGSLNSTISTDSFDSFSGKGDFPNKNCNGKASLSSNSNIYGHFNNDISLGFNQELPKCNREWVDRDSGVEEGRICDFNFEFSKEKSTSQDSLTQITGSFLSLELDLGPSILDDVLNIMDKPAAKSRP; encoded by the coding sequence ATGCCAGCAAAAGCCCCCATATACCTGAAACCAACCAATaataaaaaggggaaaaaatgtcGTCTCAGAGATATGTTGTCCCCAGATATGATCAGTCCACCACTCGGGGACTTTCGTCACACAATCCACATTGGCAGGGGTGGGGAGAGGGACGTCTTTGGAGACATGTCCTTCCTCCAGGGGAAGTTTGAGCTTTTACCAGGGAAGGTGGATGTCCACCCTCAGTATGGCATCCAAGGCGAGTTTCTGCGAGCAAACAGTATCGGCGATGCTTCCTTCGCAGAGACTCCCTCTCCGGTACTCAAGAATGCCATCTCCCTCCCAACTATTGGTGGCTTCCAGGCCCTCACCCTTCCACTGATATCCTCCACTGTGTTCTCCATGCCCCCAGAGCCATTGGACAACATCATGGGGCCTGCAGCTCCAATGAAACCGGACTGCTCTGAGGCAGTCGAGATCCTACAGATGGATGCTTTGTTGCGTTCCATGGATGTCTTTGGCAACGGGTCGTCATCTCCTTCCACAGATATCCAGTCAAAGCCAGATGTCCTATTGGATCTGCTGGAAAACACCGATATGTCCACCTCTAAGGCAGTTGCCAAagccaacaaaataaataagagtgAAAGTATATTTGATAAGTCATCATCTTATTATATcaacagccacagcagcagcatctacAAAGCTAACGGAAGTCTGAACAGCACCATAAGCACTGACAGCTTTGACAGCTTTAGCGGCAAAGGGGACTTTCCAAACAAGAACTGCAATGGTAAGGCGAGtctcagcagcaacagcaataTTTATGGACACTTTAACAATGACATTAGCCTGGGCTTCAATCAGGAGCTTCCAAAGTGCAACAGAGAGTGGGTGGATAGGGACAGTGGTGTGGAGGAGGGTCGCATCTGTGATTTTAATTTTGAGTTTTCCAAGGAGAAGAGCACGTCGCAGGACTCCCTCACCCAGATCACAGGGTCATTCCTCTCCCTCGAACTTGATCTGGGCCCATCCATCCTCGATGATGTGCTCAACATAATGGATAAACCCGCAGCAAAGAGCAGGCCTTGA